The Gymnogyps californianus isolate 813 chromosome 6, ASM1813914v2, whole genome shotgun sequence genomic interval TTCATACAGTAAGAGAGTAATCACCGTTAGTaatcactgttttattttatgctcATGAATAACAGATGCCAAAGCATGATGATACATATTTTAGAATTGAAGCATATACcttaatgcttttttgtttcctttagcATATGTTCATGTGTTATTTTTGGAAgcttcccctccccgcccccaaATAAATCCTGTAAAAGTACTTGGCTTGTACTAATCACCCATTAACACAGGGCAGAGCATGTATTGTGCAAAAGCAGCTCAAAACAATTCAGGCGTAAGGCTGAATACAGAGCACTGCAAtcagacagcaaaaaaatttaactAGCCTAATACAAGACGACACACCTTGACAGGTCCCACTACATTTATAGAACTACCTCAACTACATCATATTACTAGAGCAATTTAAataatctgtattaaaaataatgcattctTACACCGGTTAAAATAGCTCCATACTgtagacaaaataaataaaactgattaaTTAAGAAATGAGggattgggttttttatttaatctttcttttctgaattccaGGGGtctgtttctgcttcagctAGCATTCCCCTTGGAATCCCTTAGTTCACTGTGGTTCCTCTCTGCTTGGTCACCTCTTCAGTCCAAAAAAAGATGGATGTAATGTAACAGAAGTAAAGGTACTAAAATGGAACTTGTGCTATATCATGGCTACACCTGTCTTGATGAAAAGGCAGGAGAGTAAAAAAGCCTGTAAAATACCACTGAATGTCCCCACCTGCTGCGTCGTGTTTAACAAAACTGTTTCAAGGGCCTCTCAGGTAAGTGGTGGGAGAAATCTGTGATTCTCTCTGTGCTTGATTTCTCACTTCCCAGCAGCTAGCTGAATGCAGAGTAACTCACAGCTCCCAATGTcagctaaaaagaaattaagtcagCAATATGTCTACATTTGTGCTTCTACTGATGAAGTTGCACCAGCTGGAGTTTCCAAAAGCTGCCAGtaaacaagtgaaaaaagacTGGAATTAAACTACCTTATAAAGCGTGTACTATCTCATTCAACCATaccagttgttttaaaaatgttcccAGTCACATTTGCAATGGTAGTGCACAGAGGGCCAAAACATGTATGGAAAGGAGAACACTGGGAAAAAGCAGGGTCAATTCACTGGGCAGAAGCAGCTGAATGAAGCTACACAAGACAATAACACCAACAGCAAGTTAAAAGCCTCCCTAAATCACAAATTAAACTGCAGTGTAGTTTCCACAACCAAGGTAGAAAGGGAGCTTGCTACCCAAGAAACATGCTAGCCAACTCAAGCTACAGCACCATCCTCTAGAGTAGCACCAAGGCTAACTGCACCGCTGTAATTCAGACAAATGCTGAGCTGGACTGAGTTTGCAGGAGGATTTGCGATTCAGATGATACTGAGGCAGATACTTGTTTGCATAGATGACCATGAGATGGTTAACGCTCCCATTTCTGCTATGGTCTACCTGTTGTTCTATTCAGtgtttctggtttgggttttctttgaGGATGGGAGatatttgttcttcttttttagTAGCCAGCCCATGTTAAAGGCTCTTTCTGATTCCAAACCAAGGAATAAGTTAATATATAATCATGGAGTAGAAACCCTTTCTGTATTATTGCGTCCTGCCCTCACTTTTGCAAACACATCCCCTTCTGCTGAAAGACCCTAAGATTCTTTTCCCAGTCAACTTCCCCTCCACACTTCAGAGCAAACATTGGGAAGCGCATCAAGGGCAGTCAGCAGCTAAAACTCTCTTATTTCTGCAGTGCAGGCAAGCAGCAACTCAAAGCAGAAATATGAGTTGTAAAGACTGCCTAATGAtgggtggagggagggaaaaggggtTGGGCAAAACCACAGGTTATGATTACAGTGTAGACAAAGCCACAGACAGGCAAGATCCTTAGCTGACAAACAAGTTAGACAAGTTCAGGATCTGGGCCCTAAACGTAAATCCTGTTTATTACTACAGCTTCCACTGTAGCTATCATGGTGCAGCTGTTCTAGGCAAGAGTCACAGCTACAAAATTTGCTAGAGCGCGCTGTCCTTCCTGTCTGGAGCCCCATCCAAGTCCAGGttccaaacacattttaactctgtgaaaatattttacccCATGTCTCATCAGCAAAATGGAATTGTGCTTTAGCTGTTTTGTCCCCAAACCCTGTAATTCTTCCACTGTACATACTGAACATGTTTGTTGACACcaccctctttttttaaagatatcatTCTGATATAGCACTCAACCCCCCTTCCCCCAAATTCCTGTCACtcagtttaagaaaacagtGCTAGttacaaccaaaaaacccaacagagaGCATGCTTTTGGGATAAATACAGcctaaaagtgaaagaaataagcaggggagaaggggaataTTAGTCAGAAGGGCTACTTTTTAAATCTATTAGTACCataaagaataggaaaaatCACTAATTAGAAACAAATGTCATAAAAATGTACAGTCAAAGTAAAGATAgctaaccttttaaaataaactttgtttGACAATTAAGAAGTGATTAAATAGCATTAGAAAACTAGCTTACATTTGCTTAATAATAGTGCAGtagtttacttttttcttttttttttttttaagaggggTAAAGTGAGATCGGAGATGATGTTCTTTCAGAAAACGAAATAGAACTCAGCTACGATCAGTTACAGTGCAGGATTTCTAATACCACTTTATATTTAaagttgtaattttaaaattcttaagtTGCATTTTATCAGTAATTATTTAATCACAACAGATCTGGAGGAGCTTTCAGAATGATATATCTTTGACAAGTTTATACTGGTGCTGAGCTTCATTGCTGGCACATTTGATGAATGACATTGCAATAGTCCTAGTTTGAGTTAACAGATCTTTGTCACTTCATGAATGCAGTGGACAAAAATCAAAGACAGATGAAGGCAGCaaaatagtaaaaacaaaaattgggataaaggataaaaagaaaaagaaaaaagaggaaaaaaggatgtcaataaaagaatattcatgtcactaatttttaaatacataaccATGTTTTTCATAAtcagatttaaatgaaaaaaaagacatgtcAAACACCAACATGACAGGGCTTATGGATATGTtatattttacaattaaaaagatCAATGTTGCATACAGGCcactaaattaaaacatatgaaTCAGATTTTAATATTATGCAATACATGCAGTCTAACCATAATGTAAATTTATATACTGGAATTTTAGTCTTTCACTTTTCAACCTTTCAGTGTAAAAACTCATTACGTCATTGAAAATAATGGTACTTCCAAAGCAACGGACAACAATTTTAATAGCTTCAGCAAATACAGCAGTGATCCATGAAGGCATTAAATGCTTATATTAAGCACATGGTTAAGTATAAGCAAGATTAATGCTTTGGTTTCTATTGCATTTCATtcaggtggggaaaaaaaaaaaaaagaggtaataATGAATCAGAATTTTGAAACAGCTGAAAGAACAACTTTTGATATCAGCACAAAAACCTAGGACCAGAAGAAAGATGGTGGAGGAAGAAAACTGGAGAGATtaagtttgtatttaaaataagtgtatttattaaaaagaaaaagaaaatcaaacagtAAAGCACTAGGTAAAGTTTCAGAAaggttctttttaaattttctagtTGAAAGTTACATTTCAGTGGCAACTGTGTAGGAATGCAGTAAAATGTACGGGGATGGAGAcatgaatgaagaaaaacaaagatgggCCTGTACCTTTGTTCTAGTTGTTTCATAGTTGCATTAATTTGATTGGTCTTATCCTCTAATCGAccaattatttcattcttttctttcatagcATCTTCAGAAACCTGTGTTACAAAAAAGGTTAAAACTGAAGTAGGTATATATTACACTGTTAcctcatggggtttttttcttcagtatccaaagggaaaaatgttaaaatggcTTCAGgttttgatgctttttaaacattcccATCTAAAAAATGTAGTTGACAGTACTTAAAATTTTACACCTAGCAAATTTGTAGTTTTGTACTTTGGAACTGTAGATGCTATTTAATAAGTACAcgtttttcattttggtttccTCTCAGTTAATCATTTTGCAAGTCAACTTAAATTCACTGATCATCTTTTTAAGTAGCCCATTAGAACCTTACCAATAAAGAACGAAGATGCTTAGTCCTGGAAATCACTAAAGTTCTGCAATTCTTATCAAACTACCATATGCGCctcaaaagcttttcagaattttaCTAACACGTCACAATTTTGATTGCTTGCAGAGCTGTTACAACTGCAGCTTGAAGATCTAAATAAAAGGTAGAGCATTATCCTTGCTATACAGATCAACACTGTCAATTGGTCCCTAAACAGCAGAGATTGGGCATGATTAAACTGTTTTACTCTGCCCAGAAAGTGGGTCCGAATGTCATTAAGTGAAATCAGTGTTACCCACAGTCCCCAGAAGtacagctttaaaagaaaaacaaaaccctacaGATCCTAACATACTGAAGAACattctcttcttatttttctttccagctctatttatatttctcttcctctggtCCAGTTTCCTCACAGTTGCAGGTGGAAAAGTAGCATCCTTTGTCCATCACCTCAATTATCTCTCTGCAGCATCctagttttttccccttcattctGCCACAGATTTGACTGGTTTCTTGTGCTGTTTTTGATAATTTATTCCATAAATCAAATTTACGTTCTGCATAAATAATTCACTGCTAAACTTCCCTAGTGTTTGGTCATGTTAACTGCATGTTGGGTCTCTCAGATCCATACTCTCCCAAAGCAGCATTGCATTGTTAcagattttcttaatttgttaacagattaaaaaaaccaaacctgtaaTTAGCTTTTTCTATTTAACACAACCTTGTCTTCCAACTGCCTTTCCTTACTTTGAAAGTTCAGATCTCTCTTTAACCCCTCACTACGTGCCTACATTCTCTTGTTTTTTCATACAACGCAGGCCAAAAAGTGTCATTATCACTAGATATACTATTACTCTCTCTATTCCACATAGCATGTTATTGGGCCATTATCTTAttctcatgctcttttcttCTATAAACCCACTAGCATCAAGTGACTGCCTTAAGAACTTCTTTGTGTGAAATCATGCTTACATCAGTAACGTTCCAAAACGACAAGCTGACCTAAGAAGTGGAAAGAACCAAAAATTAAGGAAACAGCAGTATTTAACTAAACAAAACAGTAATGCATCTCTCTCACTCCAATCAAAGTCATTTCACCAGTTTAACAGCAGATTGTTCCTTTACCTGCAGCTTTTGGTACATTTCCATGTTAATCGCTTTAACTTCTTCAAGCTGCTGTCGAAGGCCTATGAGGGTATCCTGCTTCTCATGGATGTCCTTCTCCAGCAACTTCATGGCAAGTTCTATCTCATGTTTCATACTAACTTGAACCACTAGCTCATTCTCCATATCCtataaaacacaaacacaatgcaacacagaatatttaaataattatgcAACATTTTATCTGTTTCGAAAAAGATAAAAGCTAACTCTAACAGAGCTGCAGCACCACCCATTCCATCACTTCAGAAATTCTGCCTCTCTTTAACTTTGCAAATTATCCACTACATAAACATTACACTCTCATGTACTTAGTGactgatggggtttttttaactttggagAAGACAACTCACATTATAAGAAATTACCCTGCCAGTGTTGCACAGAGTTGCTTAAGTATTAATTACAAAAGTAGAACCAAAGGATTTCTATTTTACCAAGAAAGATTTAGCATACATACAGAGCATACAGTATTGCTAACAACTTACCTAaaaatttctcaaagaaaatgtattttcttaactATGCTTTAGCAACATTGTTACAGAAATATTGATGTATTGATTGCTCcgttaaaaaaaccctttttattACAGGCAGTTAGAGAAAAGGCGATTAAAATCAATTAAAGGCAGCATCTAagctcagcaaaagcaaaactagaaatatttatatactgaCTCTTCTCAAGCATAATCTTTTCTAGAAGTGCTGTGTAATCCTAGAAAAGAACACTTACTTGTCGAAGTTGTGATTCTTCTCGAAGCTGTCTACGTGCTTCATTGTACATTTCATCTAAACCCTGCCTGGAGTGTTTGTATGTCTGAAGTTCTGCTTCAACATCCACTTTAGTTGCCTACAAGGATATAGAGAATCTATCTTTCTTCATCACAAGtttagcaattaatagcatataTTTAAcacttggggggaaaaaaaaaaaggctgaaaaatacattctccAAGCACAGTACAAACATGGACAGAGCTATTTCTGCTATGTGGTCATCAGTTTTATAATGGGAACTGAGTAAATCTAACAAAATAAACATCCGTACTGCAGTACAGTCCTCCTTCAGTAAATCACTAATACACAACTGTTTCAGTACTGAGCAATCCAAACATCTGCTTAACCTGTGCTTTTACCAATTATCCTGTAAAACACATACAAGAAGTTACATAAGGAGCTACAAATCacagcttcaaaaaaaagttCAGGAATTGTAGATACGATTACTCCAAATGACATTCCATATAATGAGACAGGTCAGAATAGACAGTTTGCCAACTAAAACACGCACTATTTTGACATGATTTTCAGACAATATTGCCTTAAATGCTCTTACATATAGCTTACAGtctaaagaaaaaggaagaagggaagaaaaatagaaagaatacaaggaaaaatgctacaaaatttGCATATGGTTATAAAACAATCTAGTGTCCTATAATTTTGATATATTTATGCCATTATAAAGCTTCCCAGATTTAATAGGTCATTTCCCTAATAAAAGTTGTTTTAGATTTGGCCCAGCTACTCCTTACTTCAAGTTGCGATGTAAGAACATTTGAATGACAATGAACCACATGATGTTATTACGTTAAATGTGGTAAAACTAACATACCTCTAGAtgatgctgtgttttcattaaaataagagTATTTTCACTCCTTAATTGAtggttttcttcctgaagtttAATTATATTGTTTTTGGCTATCgctaactgaaaagaaaaaaaaaaaaagaaaaaaaaaaacggaaAAGCAGTGTGACCACTTTTGTGagtggaaataaagaaaaaaatgttctgatgAATGCAAGACCAAGACATTCTCTGTTCTATTCTTGCAGTCTATCAAACAGAAGtttaatcatttttaaagaaaacataaagctCCCAGTTTTAGTAATCAGTCACTTTCATTATACAACAGCATGCGTATTCAAGACACTTCATTATTTCATGTCTGGTAAAgaatatgctttcttttctttgtttcattatgACTTAAAGACCCTCAATTCCCTCCCCtcatcctaatttttttctttccatttggaTTCAAATATAtccagttttgttcttttttggaCGTCTTAATATATCATATGGAGCAATTTACATAAGAAAACCTCTcccagatgaaaagaaaacatatttacaaaAGAGGAAACATTATAACTGGGCCTTACAGTATATACCTTAATGTCAGAATTATAAGCCAGCTGATCAAAATAGGTGGACAGTTGGGCTGAAGGCTTGTAAAGGAACCAGAATACTCTGAGAATTAACACTCAAAAAACGTTTTCCCTCTATCTGGATACCTTAATACCCAGAGTAAGCTAGCTATCCCTTCAACAGCTGAATTTAGACATTTCAATTTTCCACTTCATTAACTATTTCTCAAGCagctcagattaaaaaaaattgtgctcTCTCTTATAAAGCTAAAAATATTGGAATCTAGTCAAGCATCAAAGATAACCAGAAATACAGGATATAAATACAAACCCAGAGCTAGACAAGTCTAAAAACTGTATATAAGCATATGGTAAATAAGCAAGAAACAATCCTTTGGCTAAAGCTGAGAATGGCAACAGAAATTGCTTGGTGAACTACTTTCTGTCTCTTTGTAGCAACTGGTGTCATCCATTATGGACTAGTCATCTGCACAAAATCAGACTGACAGCTGGCATGAAGAAAGGcttctcttctggttttgtccAAAGTGGGAAACTGCGATGTTCTACAGAATTAATTTACTGATGCTGCAGGTTACCTAGGCAAGCTTCAAATACCTGCAGCTACTGCATCTTTTcttcaagcaaaaataaaggtatCTGAACATATTATACAAAAGTTATGtagattaaaataatgtaagtatatttagaaaaatagtgTTTGAGAGTAAATAGTATCTATTATAcattactaaaagaaaataatacctCTTCGATTAGTTTAGTGTTTGATTTCTCTAGTGAATCAACTCTTGCATGTAGACTGCTAACTGTGctactgaaagagaaaaagaaaaaacattattcaAAATTACATCAACACTCATTCAACCAAGCTCAAAAGCTTTAACGCGAGGTACAATGATTAATGGTTAAGTGCTAAAAGGTCTGCTCCCATTATTTGAGGTTTTCCTAAATATAAGAAAACTAGTCTCCTTTGTTGAACATTTATATACTTCTTTCCAACTCCCAATGTCATCCTTGTCACTTAAACTCCTGGTTGGCTGTGACTTTACATGTATTCTCCCTTTCCTTTATGCTCACAACTATATTGTATCCAAACGTTTAATGAGTTCCCTTAAAAGACAGTTTACAATTTTCTTGGGGTTTCCCCCCGTATAATGAAACCATTCTCCAGGTTCTCTTCCTCCAAAActcatttcttttataaaattatttgcttctCCAAATTTTTTGAGATTTATCCTCAGGCTACCTCCTTCTTGATGCTTCTTGACTTCATTTATAAGTTTCATCAgaattttattcccttttattACTCTGTGGTTTTTTATTGTACTAAACTACATCCAGGCCTCCTCCATTATCTGACTGCCTATTTCTGCTGTAAGCACATTTTTTTAGGCTGCACTtcacacacaggaaaaaaaaaaaacctattctGTAACACCATTTACTTTTCCACGTATTTCTACTGTGGTGTCCTCAGAAGTTACCAGTTCATTAAGAATGGCAAGGTAGAGGAGattaatgcattttaagatGTGTGGAAAGGAACAGCTgacctgaaataaaacagtagaGTTGTTGAACCACTGGTTTGCAAGTAATACCACGCATAAACCAGTGTACAAGAACATACTCAATACACAGGGGCTCACTTGAATAATGACAGCTATCATCACACAAACACCACTATTCTAATTGTGATagttcctttctcctccttaaCTTACGTTCATTTTGCTCATATTTGACGCACTCAGTTATTCTGTCCTGTTGAAAGTTTCTGCTCAGTGCCTGACACAATTTCAAATCGGAATATCTGTACCCCAACAGTAGCCATATAGTAACTAGTGATCAAGATTAccagcattaaaaatgaaaaaatacgattacatttcaaaaaggaatCAAGAATCAAGAAGACCAGCTATGCTACAGATTCTACAGAAGTTCtttgtgggtttgttgtttggttttggttttttttttccttttttagctCCTCACATTGTTTAATTTTGTACAATACTCCTCAGAGAATTACAATCACTGTTCCTCTATTTGTACAGTAACACACACAGTGGTGGACTAGGTTTACATCATCCAGCAAAGCAAGGGGCAAAGGCTGCTTTCCTGAAAACTGTTTCTACAGGAACCACAACCTACAACGTATAAGTAGTTTCCAGCAAGCAATGAACTTACTCAGTTTTGGTCCTAGGCATTAAAGCTACAAACTAAAATGTTACGAAAGGCAAAGAAACACGTGGATTCACCCAGAACACTCAATAAcactttttgaaaactgttaaaTAGAATGCAGTTAAAATCCAGATCAAGCCTTTCATTCCTGTGAGGTTATGAATCGTGAGGACCTTGATCAGTTTTGgcctgctgtttttcatttctctgaataAAGGTTCTGACTgtcaaaaacaaaagcatgaaaaccGAGACTTCCCGAGTCTCTCCAAAAGACTGTATCCTTTCCAACTTCACTACATCCTCAGTCTAAATATGAAGAATTTGCACCCCTTTCTCTGAATTTCTCTCACAAAGCTGTGGTACAAAAGAAATTAGAGGTGTTTTACCTGTAAGCCTGGCCTGACATGCATACTTCAAAGTAATACTTACTTCAGTTGTCTGTTTAGTTCTTCAACATAATTCTTTTGGTCCAAAATTGCAGCAATCTGTACATTTCTAAAGCAagcacataataaaattagCTTTAACAAAATGATGTAGTGAACTATGTACTGAAAATATACTTATctatcatatgcaaatgtccATCTtaattgtgctttttaaaaagaaaggaagcaacTTCATCTCACAATCATGAAGTCAATAACTTACATGTTGTGACATCAGtgagagacaaaaaaacccaatgtttTAACTGCAAACAATTTCACTACATGAAACATAAGAACATGTACagtctcaaaagaaaaaggacgTTTATTTACTCTGCCATAACTCTGGTTCTTTGAAACACTGACTAAATCCCCAGCTGAGGGCTTAAAGGTTAGCAGGTGCCTTTTCATTGCCACCTTGCAATCCTCCAATACTGTCCCTCAGGTAAAGGAAGGAGGCGATGTTGCTGAGGCTTGCTTCAGAGTGCAAATATTCTTCCAGCTAACCAGTAATACAGAACAATGTAGTGTGCCATTTTTCTCAAGACAGTGAGATCAGAAGAATTCTTCTTTAGGGAACCTGACTTATTTCTACAAAGAACAGGGCACCAGTCAAGAAATCATATGTTAACATGCAAAATCTGAGGTATTTGGTGACGACGTACCTTTCCTTACCCCCAATGTCATCATCACTCTTTAAATACATAGAGAAGTCGATCACCCCAACCTAGGAGAAAGCAAATGTACAGAGTTTCATATCATACAAATAACTGCTGTTGATATTCATGGTCTTGTAGCTATATAATTACTAAAACCTCAGTTACGTCAGCTTTTTTAAGATTGGTCCAGTTTCAGCCAGAAGCTCAAAAAATTgaactgtaacattttaaacaagattttttttttaaagtgtagtCTCATGTTGTTAAGAATTATGTTACCTTTGAACAAAATTAACAATGTGCCATGTACCAAATCCCAAAGAAAAGATGACTTCTTACCTCTGACTGAGCTTAGCCAAGAACTTACAAGACGACTTTCATTTGGGGAATTATCAGATACTACTCAACCCTATCACTGATTGAGCAGACTTGTGATACTTTGTCTGTAGTGTTTCACATGATTTCCTATCACAGCACATCTCCCAAACTGATGTTTCCCCCATGTTTA includes:
- the RUFY2 gene encoding RUN and FYVE domain-containing protein 2 isoform X3 produces the protein MAVKDPTAVERANLLNMAKLSIKGLIESALSFGRTLDSDYPPLQQFFVVMEHCLKHGLKVRKSFLSYNKTIWGPLELVEKLYPEAEEIAASVRDLPGLKTPLGRARAWLRLALMQKKMADYLRCLIIQRDLLSEFYEYHALMMEEEGAVIVGLLVGLNVIDANLCVKGEDLDSQVGVIDFSMYLKSDDDIGGKERNVQIAAILDQKNYVEELNRQLNSTVSSLHARVDSLEKSNTKLIEELAIAKNNIIKLQEENHQLRSENTLILMKTQHHLEATKVDVEAELQTYKHSRQGLDEMYNEARRQLREESQLRQDMENELVVQVSMKHEIELAMKLLEKDIHEKQDTLIGLRQQLEEVKAINMEMYQKLQVSEDAMKEKNEIIGRLEDKTNQINATMKQLEQSDKDLLTQTRTIAMSFIKCASNEAQHQYKLVKDISF